In one Bacillus sp. Marseille-P3661 genomic region, the following are encoded:
- a CDS encoding peroxiredoxin — protein sequence MPKGAVETKTLKVGDKAPNFTLKAHGGREVSLSDYLGKKNVFIAFYPLDWTPVUGAQMPSYEDALEDFEGLNTQVLGISVDSVPSHEAWQKSVGGITYPLLSDFYPQGKVTDEYGVRHENGMSERALFIIDKEGIIQFIDVHPIGELPENEEILTELAKLENR from the coding sequence GTGCCAAAAGGAGCTGTTGAAACAAAAACGCTCAAAGTAGGTGACAAAGCACCTAACTTTACACTTAAAGCACATGGTGGCCGTGAAGTTAGTTTATCTGACTATCTTGGCAAGAAAAATGTATTTATTGCGTTCTATCCTCTAGATTGGACACCTGTCTGAGGTGCGCAAATGCCTTCTTACGAGGATGCTCTCGAAGATTTTGAAGGCTTAAATACCCAAGTTTTGGGTATTAGTGTTGATAGTGTACCTAGCCATGAAGCATGGCAAAAATCTGTAGGTGGTATTACATACCCGCTTTTATCTGACTTTTACCCACAAGGTAAAGTAACAGATGAGTATGGTGTTAGACATGAAAACGGAATGTCTGAGCGCGCTTTATTTATCATCGACAAAGAAGGAATTATCCAATTTATCGACGTTCATCCTATTGGTGAGCTTCCTGAAAATGAAGAAATTCTAACTGAGCTTGCTAAGCTTGAAAATAGATAG
- a CDS encoding Ger(x)C family spore germination protein gives MKKIPLLIVFILLLSLLSGCWSRRELNELALATALAIDKEDDQYLVTVQILNPGEIAGQAQTTAVPVSTYETTGESIFEAIRKLSAETPRRVYLAHLRMVIFGEDLAREGINKVLDILSRDHEIRTDFYIAVAKNQKGSDLLKILTGIDKVPANKIFSSIEVSEKNWAPTRGVQLDDLISEIISEGSNPILTGVYYEGDLEEGNKLQNIEEIKSSAVIKLDHLAAFKQAKLVAWLNKDESKGYNYITDNINSTVVVLPCDEEDDGTITLEVIRSKTDVKASVAQGKPKITITTKPEANVGEVHCKFDNINEEQLIELEKEYEKHLKDIMFQAIDKAKENKTDLFSFGETIHRKDPKAWKSLKENWHNDGFVNLEVDIEIDAEIRRLGTINESFQGKGGG, from the coding sequence ATGAAAAAGATACCATTATTAATAGTATTTATCCTCCTGCTATCTTTACTTTCTGGCTGCTGGAGTAGAAGAGAATTAAATGAACTTGCTCTTGCAACCGCACTTGCCATCGACAAAGAGGACGATCAATACTTAGTTACCGTTCAAATTCTTAATCCGGGTGAGATTGCTGGACAAGCTCAGACTACGGCTGTTCCGGTATCCACTTATGAAACAACTGGGGAGAGTATATTTGAAGCGATTAGAAAGCTATCTGCTGAAACACCTAGAAGAGTGTACTTAGCGCACCTTCGAATGGTTATTTTTGGTGAAGACTTAGCTCGTGAAGGAATTAATAAAGTGCTTGATATTTTATCGCGTGATCACGAAATTCGAACTGACTTTTACATTGCGGTTGCAAAAAACCAAAAAGGATCCGATTTACTAAAGATTCTAACAGGCATTGATAAAGTACCAGCAAATAAAATTTTTAGTTCTATCGAAGTTTCGGAGAAGAATTGGGCGCCAACACGCGGTGTTCAACTTGATGATTTAATATCAGAAATTATTAGTGAAGGATCCAATCCAATATTAACGGGTGTCTACTATGAAGGAGATTTGGAAGAAGGTAATAAATTACAAAATATTGAAGAGATTAAATCTTCAGCGGTAATTAAACTAGATCATTTAGCCGCATTTAAACAAGCTAAACTCGTAGCATGGCTGAATAAAGATGAAAGCAAAGGCTATAATTACATTACCGACAACATTAATAGTACGGTGGTTGTCCTCCCATGTGATGAAGAGGATGATGGAACTATTACTCTTGAAGTGATTCGTTCTAAAACCGATGTAAAGGCAAGTGTAGCACAAGGAAAACCGAAAATAACCATTACCACTAAGCCCGAAGCGAATGTTGGCGAAGTTCACTGTAAGTTTGACAATATAAATGAAGAGCAATTAATTGAATTAGAAAAAGAATATGAAAAACACTTGAAAGATATCATGTTTCAAGCCATCGACAAAGCAAAAGAAAACAAAACCGATTTATTTAGTTTTGGAGAAACCATCCATCGAAAAGATCCAAAAGCTTGGAAAAGCCTAAAAGAAAATTGGCATAATGATGGTTTTGTTAACCTGGAGGTTGACATTGAAATTGACGCAGAAATCAGAAGACTTGGGACGATTAATGAGTCCTTTCAAGGAAAAGGAGGAGGCTAA
- a CDS encoding NADPH-dependent FMN reductase: MKIVALVGSNRKESFNKKIAVFMQKRYQTDIDIEILPIEKLPMYNQDDEKNPPAIVSDIKEKVSSSEGILIVTPEYNHSVPTLLKNAIDWFSREDKVMVQKPVMVVGASPGALGTVRAQMQLRQILNSPGVSALTLPGNEVFIGAVHEKVDQSGKLVHEPTIQFLDVVVENFINWIHKTKPEK; this comes from the coding sequence GTGAAAATAGTAGCACTTGTAGGTAGTAATCGAAAAGAATCTTTTAACAAAAAAATAGCAGTTTTTATGCAAAAACGCTATCAAACTGACATTGATATTGAAATTCTACCAATTGAAAAACTTCCAATGTATAATCAAGATGATGAAAAGAACCCACCGGCAATTGTATCGGATATTAAAGAAAAAGTCTCCAGTAGTGAGGGGATTTTAATTGTTACGCCAGAGTACAATCATTCTGTACCTACTTTATTAAAAAACGCGATTGATTGGTTTTCTAGAGAAGATAAGGTAATGGTACAAAAACCGGTTATGGTCGTTGGTGCATCACCAGGAGCGTTAGGTACTGTACGTGCACAAATGCAGCTACGTCAAATTTTAAATTCACCAGGAGTATCTGCACTTACACTACCAGGAAATGAAGTGTTTATTGGTGCTGTGCATGAAAAGGTTGATCAATCAGGAAAGTTGGTACATGAACCAACTATTCAATTTCTTGATGTAGTGGTTGAGAACTTTATAAATTGGATACATAAAACAAAGCCTGAAAAATAG
- a CDS encoding pseudouridine synthase: MRINKFISSSGLCSHRQAERLLAAQKVTVNGIIPESNYIVKSTDVILVEGKPLPTKERSIYIKLNKPVGIVCTNDRSVKNNIAEFMNYEERVFPIGRLDKDSEGLILLTNDGEITNKIIHSESNHEKEYIVTVDKVITSDFLEGMSNGVEILNTKTRQCRVSKVDDVTFRIVLTQGLNRQIRRMCKIFDYRVLKLQRVRIMNIMLGNLEPGEWRELTIDEISDLKFLLDL, encoded by the coding sequence ATGAGGATTAATAAATTTATTAGTAGTTCAGGTTTATGTTCGCATCGGCAAGCTGAACGATTATTGGCTGCGCAAAAGGTAACTGTGAATGGAATCATTCCTGAGTCAAACTATATTGTAAAATCTACTGATGTTATTTTAGTAGAGGGAAAACCGCTTCCAACTAAAGAGCGCTCAATATACATAAAGTTAAACAAACCAGTTGGAATTGTTTGTACAAATGATCGGTCTGTAAAAAATAATATTGCAGAGTTTATGAACTATGAGGAACGAGTTTTTCCGATTGGCAGATTAGATAAGGATTCAGAGGGTTTAATTCTATTAACAAATGACGGAGAAATAACAAATAAAATTATTCATTCAGAATCTAACCATGAAAAGGAGTACATTGTTACCGTTGATAAAGTGATTACAAGTGATTTTCTTGAAGGAATGTCTAATGGAGTCGAAATTTTAAACACTAAAACTAGACAGTGTAGGGTTTCAAAAGTAGATGATGTAACGTTCAGGATTGTGCTCACACAAGGATTGAATCGGCAAATTAGGAGAATGTGCAAAATTTTTGATTATCGCGTATTAAAGCTCCAACGAGTTCGAATAATGAATATAATGCTAGGAAATCTAGAACCGGGGGAGTGGCGTGAATTAACTATAGATGAAATAAGCGATTTGAAATTCTTATTAGATTTATAA
- a CDS encoding zinc ribbon domain-containing protein, whose amino-acid sequence MSEKGCIKCGSANAGQKEVAMTGTGLSKMFDIQNNKFVVVYCKNCGYSEFYNKESSTAGNILDFFFGG is encoded by the coding sequence ATGAGCGAAAAGGGTTGTATTAAGTGTGGAAGTGCAAATGCAGGACAAAAAGAAGTTGCTATGACAGGAACGGGCTTGTCCAAGATGTTCGATATACAGAATAATAAATTTGTGGTGGTGTATTGCAAAAACTGCGGTTACTCGGAATTCTACAATAAGGAATCTTCTACTGCTGGCAATATTCTTGATTTCTTCTTTGGCGGTTAA
- a CDS encoding YceI family protein, producing the protein MTTFKLDKVHSGVAFQVKHMMVAKAKGEFKNFDVQVNGDLENLEGLTIAATIDAASISTNNDDRDGHLRSGDFFDVENYPTITIKGQSIKMISDEEYELTAQVTIKDVTNTEKFIVEFNGTSKNPMDGSTVTGFDVEGKINREDYGLTWNAALETGGFLIGKDVKLSANFEFVVE; encoded by the coding sequence ATGACTACATTTAAGTTAGACAAAGTTCACAGTGGTGTTGCATTTCAAGTTAAGCATATGATGGTTGCAAAAGCTAAAGGCGAATTTAAAAACTTTGACGTCCAGGTGAATGGCGATCTAGAAAATTTAGAAGGTTTAACAATCGCGGCTACGATTGATGCTGCATCCATAAGCACAAATAACGACGACCGTGATGGCCATTTACGTTCAGGCGATTTTTTTGATGTTGAGAACTACCCAACTATTACAATTAAAGGCCAAAGCATCAAAATGATATCTGATGAAGAATATGAATTAACAGCACAAGTTACGATAAAAGATGTAACCAATACTGAAAAATTCATTGTAGAATTTAATGGTACATCAAAAAATCCAATGGATGGTTCCACTGTAACTGGTTTTGATGTGGAGGGGAAAATAAACCGTGAAGATTATGGTTTAACATGGAATGCTGCACTTGAAACCGGCGGATTTTTGATTGGAAAAGATGTTAAATTAAGTGCAAACTTTGAGTTTGTGGTTGAGTAA
- a CDS encoding VOC family protein, whose translation MSVNVYINFNGNCREAVEYYAEVFQTEKPQIMTYGDAPPNPEFSPPEETKNLVMHTFLTISGSHVMFSDTFPGAPYTVGNNITVAVVSKNIDELKSYFNKLKEEGSIIMELQETFWTKCYGMLTDKFGIGWQFSYEDRE comes from the coding sequence ATGTCAGTTAATGTTTATATTAATTTTAACGGAAATTGTCGCGAGGCAGTAGAGTATTATGCAGAAGTCTTTCAAACAGAAAAACCACAAATCATGACGTATGGTGATGCCCCGCCAAATCCAGAGTTCTCACCTCCAGAGGAAACGAAGAACCTGGTCATGCACACATTTCTTACCATTAGCGGGAGTCATGTCATGTTTTCTGATACGTTCCCTGGTGCACCATATACTGTTGGTAATAACATTACCGTTGCAGTAGTGAGCAAAAATATTGATGAACTGAAATCTTATTTTAATAAATTGAAAGAAGAGGGGAGTATAATCATGGAACTTCAGGAAACGTTCTGGACCAAGTGTTACGGTATGTTAACTGATAAATTTGGGATAGGGTGGCAGTTTAGTTATGAGGATAGAGAGTGA
- a CDS encoding WG repeat-containing protein translates to MYIWRSELLKESPNSNALFPAQINTLAGEKWGYINQFGKFVITPKFDYAFDFQANELAIVEYEGLNGIIDKKGKYIVRPQYRTITPFYEERAIVADETGYHVMDESGRLLTSKPYSYISTYEEGRAVFSETISGKYIYGYLDRQGKEIIPAAYQTANDFEGGTALVQISDEEFGLLNKQGKMVQTFRYPYVGSKGDGLLAFRKEQGGRFGYINEGGDIVIEPAFESAQPFQHGIAIVGKGETFPSVYGVIKKQGEFIVEPEYNDIKVVSDNRLALGKTKEGRPPNELWYALATLEGKVLTEFKFNIILDFEKGVASVSDGSRTFFINSSGNIVKNLPVVEGAGTLSFEGKLIRANIENRITYYDRSGNIVWKQDNTVTLNKQYRVLEKKYNPNPDYIVYYPEIQGMKNKSAQSEVNQRLMELSLVKPVPSDVALDSSYSGDFSISFYRQDLLVIEFEGYDYPFGAAHGMPYKAHAHINLKSGQMYELKDLFKADSEYVTVLSDIIREQIKNDETYSYVFPDAFKGIAPDQPFYVDDKALYLYFAPYEIGPYAAGFPTFKIPFEEIMAIINNEGEFWRSFHTYVRHDK, encoded by the coding sequence ATGTATATTTGGAGAAGTGAACTACTTAAAGAGTCACCCAATTCTAACGCCTTATTTCCTGCCCAAATTAATACATTGGCGGGGGAAAAATGGGGATATATAAATCAATTTGGAAAGTTTGTCATCACGCCTAAATTTGACTATGCTTTTGACTTTCAAGCAAACGAGTTAGCAATTGTTGAATATGAAGGGCTGAATGGAATCATTGATAAAAAAGGAAAATATATAGTTAGGCCGCAATACAGGACAATTACACCTTTTTATGAAGAACGTGCAATTGTCGCTGATGAAACTGGCTATCATGTTATGGATGAAAGTGGCAGATTGCTAACTTCAAAGCCATATAGCTATATCAGCACGTACGAAGAAGGTCGGGCAGTTTTTTCTGAAACGATTTCAGGTAAATATATATACGGGTATTTGGACCGGCAAGGAAAAGAAATCATTCCTGCAGCCTATCAAACTGCTAACGACTTCGAAGGCGGCACAGCCTTAGTGCAAATAAGCGATGAAGAGTTTGGACTACTTAATAAGCAAGGCAAAATGGTCCAAACTTTTCGTTATCCATATGTAGGGAGTAAAGGTGATGGGTTATTAGCATTTAGGAAAGAGCAAGGTGGAAGGTTTGGATATATAAATGAGGGTGGAGACATTGTAATCGAACCAGCTTTTGAAAGTGCGCAACCATTTCAACATGGAATTGCTATAGTTGGTAAGGGGGAAACCTTCCCAAGTGTATACGGAGTTATTAAAAAGCAGGGTGAATTTATTGTTGAGCCCGAATACAATGATATTAAAGTGGTTAGTGATAATCGACTTGCATTAGGCAAAACGAAAGAAGGACGTCCACCTAATGAACTATGGTATGCGCTAGCTACTCTTGAAGGAAAAGTATTAACTGAATTCAAATTTAATATAATTCTTGATTTTGAAAAAGGGGTCGCATCCGTTTCAGATGGTTCGAGGACATTTTTTATTAATAGTAGTGGGAATATTGTAAAAAACTTACCTGTTGTTGAGGGAGCTGGAACTTTATCATTTGAAGGGAAATTGATTAGGGCAAATATAGAAAACCGAATTACTTATTATGATCGTTCAGGAAACATCGTTTGGAAACAAGATAACACGGTTACTTTAAATAAACAATATCGTGTGCTAGAAAAAAAGTATAATCCAAATCCGGATTATATTGTCTATTATCCTGAAATACAAGGAATGAAGAATAAAAGTGCACAATCTGAGGTTAATCAAAGGCTTATGGAGCTATCACTAGTAAAACCAGTCCCAAGTGATGTAGCGCTAGATAGCAGCTATAGTGGCGATTTTTCTATTTCATTTTATCGCCAAGACCTACTGGTCATTGAATTTGAAGGCTATGATTACCCTTTTGGGGCCGCTCACGGGATGCCGTATAAAGCACATGCCCATATTAATCTTAAAAGCGGTCAAATGTACGAATTAAAAGATTTATTTAAGGCAGATAGTGAATATGTAACTGTATTAAGTGATATTATTCGAGAGCAAATCAAAAATGATGAAACATATTCTTATGTTTTTCCCGATGCATTTAAGGGAATTGCACCTGATCAGCCGTTTTATGTAGATGATAAGGCACTATATCTTTATTTTGCTCCATACGAGATTGGGCCATATGCAGCGGGATTTCCGACCTTTAAAATACCATTTGAAGAAATTATGGCGATTATTAATAACGAGGGGGAATTTTGGCGGTCTTTCCACACCTATGTACGACATGATAAATAA
- a CDS encoding FAD-dependent oxidoreductase: MANIVIYSSTGCPYCAKIKNELTEWGFEYEERNVTENPDFFDDLHEQGMFSTPVTFVGDQAIIGYRPNKMKKLLNVTDAPKADTESNEETSEEIFKEPTKEVFDEVYDFVTIGGGPAGTSAAVYASRARLKTLVIDKSPTSGTLAITHKIANYPGVPDELTGQELLQRMHVQAKNFGTTFIRSNVLRVDFSDSEIKILELPEGIIKAKSVFISVGAKAPGSKIVGEEEFTGRGVSYCSTCDAAFFKDRVVAVVGDTDEAIHETLALSKFAKEVQLLVPTNKFKGDANADELNELENVKVFYNHRLKEIKGGKKVESLIIRDADKNEVEWKVDGVFLYLAGLKPGTDFLKDAVDRDEEGYVNVDETLRTSVDGVFAGGDARRTPIKQAVISAADGCIAALGADQHVNKRKQMKPQYS, encoded by the coding sequence GTGGCTAATATTGTTATTTATAGTAGTACAGGCTGTCCGTATTGTGCTAAAATCAAGAACGAATTAACAGAGTGGGGATTTGAATACGAAGAACGTAATGTAACAGAAAATCCTGATTTTTTTGACGATCTACATGAACAAGGCATGTTTTCTACACCGGTAACATTTGTCGGCGATCAAGCAATAATTGGTTATCGCCCTAATAAAATGAAAAAGTTGCTTAATGTAACGGATGCTCCGAAAGCAGATACTGAGTCAAATGAGGAAACTTCAGAAGAAATTTTTAAAGAACCAACTAAAGAAGTATTTGACGAAGTATATGATTTTGTTACAATTGGTGGAGGACCTGCTGGAACTTCAGCTGCTGTCTATGCTTCACGTGCTAGACTAAAAACTCTAGTTATTGATAAAAGCCCAACGTCTGGAACGCTAGCAATTACACATAAAATTGCAAACTATCCAGGTGTACCAGATGAGTTAACAGGTCAAGAGTTGCTCCAAAGAATGCATGTACAAGCTAAAAACTTTGGAACTACTTTTATCAGGTCCAATGTACTACGCGTTGATTTTTCCGATTCTGAAATTAAAATATTAGAACTTCCTGAAGGAATTATTAAGGCGAAGAGTGTATTTATTTCTGTAGGTGCTAAAGCACCAGGTAGTAAAATTGTAGGCGAAGAGGAATTTACAGGTCGTGGTGTTAGCTATTGTTCAACATGTGACGCGGCATTCTTTAAGGATCGCGTTGTTGCAGTTGTTGGCGATACAGATGAAGCTATTCACGAAACTCTTGCTCTTTCTAAATTTGCGAAAGAAGTACAATTACTTGTACCAACAAATAAGTTTAAAGGTGACGCAAATGCTGATGAGTTAAATGAGCTTGAAAACGTTAAGGTATTTTACAATCACCGCTTAAAAGAAATTAAAGGCGGTAAAAAAGTAGAAAGTCTTATTATTCGCGATGCTGATAAGAATGAAGTAGAATGGAAGGTTGATGGTGTATTCTTATACCTTGCAGGACTAAAGCCAGGAACAGATTTCTTGAAAGATGCTGTAGATCGCGATGAAGAAGGATATGTCAATGTTGATGAAACATTACGTACAAGCGTTGATGGTGTATTTGCTGGTGGTGATGCACGTCGTACACCGATTAAACAGGCTGTTATTTCAGCAGCTGATGGATGTATTGCGGCACTTGGTGCTGATCAGCACGTTAACAAGCGCAAACAAATGAAACCACAATATAGTTAA
- a CDS encoding GerAB/ArcD/ProY family transporter, translating into MDAQKQRITGLQLNILIILYTVGSSILFIPAHLASFAKQNGWIAAIGSTLFALVIQLFIIKFTKLYPEKDLIECCELSFGKWIGNTINILLLFFSFTLSVLTLWSIGDFMVTMVMPDTPIHAIFILFVGVVIYGVRLGLEPIARAAEIFIPWVIGLALIIIVLLFPVVEVDNISPVFEGGIRPILAGMYYMIGFPFLELVLFLMITPRLNNKESMTKSVMIGTVVGGIILAIITLLCILVLGPDFTARNSYPAYVLGKKISIGNFLERIEILIAVLWILSIYFKLAITFYIVCVGTAKLFSLKNYRSLTIPFGMLIITLTLIMIPDTVFLLEFTKKASMPFKLTFVIILLIVYMRLKAIKNKSKQASNQKNQAL; encoded by the coding sequence ATGGATGCCCAAAAACAACGTATAACAGGCTTGCAGCTTAATATCTTGATTATTTTATATACAGTGGGCAGTTCTATCTTATTTATTCCTGCCCATTTGGCGTCATTCGCTAAACAAAATGGATGGATTGCAGCGATTGGCAGTACACTGTTCGCTTTAGTAATACAATTATTTATCATTAAGTTTACTAAGTTATATCCAGAAAAAGACTTAATTGAATGTTGTGAACTTTCTTTTGGAAAGTGGATTGGAAATACAATTAATATTTTATTACTCTTTTTTTCATTTACTCTATCTGTTCTTACGCTTTGGAGTATTGGCGATTTCATGGTTACCATGGTTATGCCTGATACCCCCATTCATGCCATCTTTATCTTGTTTGTCGGCGTAGTTATTTATGGAGTACGGTTAGGATTGGAACCAATTGCTCGGGCAGCGGAAATTTTTATTCCGTGGGTTATCGGGCTCGCTCTAATTATCATAGTCCTGTTATTTCCAGTAGTTGAAGTGGACAATATTAGCCCCGTTTTCGAAGGCGGCATTCGCCCGATTTTGGCAGGAATGTATTATATGATTGGTTTTCCTTTTTTAGAGCTTGTACTATTCTTAATGATTACCCCACGCCTCAATAATAAAGAAAGTATGACCAAGTCTGTTATGATCGGGACCGTTGTAGGTGGAATAATTTTAGCGATCATTACTCTTCTGTGTATTTTAGTATTAGGACCAGACTTTACAGCAAGAAATAGTTACCCTGCCTATGTTTTAGGCAAAAAAATAAGTATTGGAAACTTTTTAGAACGTATCGAAATACTGATCGCGGTACTTTGGATATTAAGTATTTATTTTAAATTAGCCATCACTTTTTATATAGTTTGCGTTGGCACCGCAAAACTATTTTCATTGAAGAACTATCGATCCTTAACAATCCCATTTGGAATGTTAATCATTACACTTACACTGATTATGATCCCAGATACAGTTTTTCTTCTGGAATTTACTAAAAAGGCATCCATGCCGTTCAAATTAACGTTTGTAATCATTCTTCTAATAGTCTATATGAGATTAAAAGCAATAAAAAATAAAAGTAAACAAGCCAGCAACCAAAAAAACCAGGCTTTATAA
- a CDS encoding winged helix-turn-helix transcriptional regulator, whose protein sequence is MVNENICPKFEKALSIISKRWTTLIIFQLLKGPQRFSNIESEIGISGRVLSERLKDLENENIVKREVFNETPVRIEYSLTEKGVALETSIREIQKWAEGWVSQDEQ, encoded by the coding sequence ATGGTTAATGAAAATATTTGTCCTAAATTCGAAAAAGCCTTATCAATCATAAGTAAACGTTGGACGACCTTAATAATTTTTCAATTGTTAAAAGGTCCGCAGCGATTTAGTAATATAGAATCGGAAATTGGTATTAGCGGCAGAGTTTTATCAGAACGCTTGAAGGATTTGGAGAATGAAAACATTGTAAAGCGGGAAGTGTTTAACGAAACACCGGTTAGAATTGAATATTCACTTACTGAAAAAGGCGTCGCTTTAGAAACATCGATCCGTGAAATTCAAAAATGGGCTGAAGGCTGGGTCAGTCAAGATGAACAATAA
- a CDS encoding spore germination protein codes for MKKLKDWVNETKEKKTKPNDQNQKQQQQEKPSKPSDKTPIKLNVKESISYIKEKLGQSSDIITREFLAGENGSYKIAIVYTDGLADKTFVQDFILKTLMIDIRKAELDQSFSSTLDAPDLLERFSISTGDMKRVYDYEATFEHVLSGDTAIFIEGYALCFVVSSRGWEDRGIQEPSSQTVVRGPKDGFTETLRTNTALLRRKIKDENLWFEEMKIGRKTKTDIAIAYLNGVADKKIIDELRHRLKKIDIDGILESGYIEEMIQDETYTPFPTVYNTERPDTIAAGILEGRIAILVDGTPFALLVPALFIQFFQASEDYYQRSDIGTLIRLLRYFSFFLSLLVPSVYIAVTTFHQEMLPTTLLTNLSQQREGAPFPAFVEAIMMEVTFEILREAGIRMPRAVGSAISIVGALVLGQAAVEAGIVSAAMVIVVSLTAISSFVAPNFNMAISTRILRFGFMALAASFGLFGIILGLIMMVVHLCSLRSFGIPYLSPVAPFNLNGQEDTMIRKPHWALSFRPRLISQKNITREQTEAPKPPKNRSKQSEKESKGEG; via the coding sequence ATGAAAAAATTAAAAGACTGGGTGAACGAAACTAAAGAAAAGAAAACGAAACCCAATGATCAGAATCAGAAACAACAACAACAAGAAAAGCCATCTAAGCCAAGCGATAAAACTCCAATCAAATTAAATGTGAAAGAATCGATCAGTTATATTAAAGAAAAGCTTGGTCAAAGCTCAGATATTATTACAAGGGAATTTTTAGCTGGTGAGAATGGAAGTTATAAAATAGCAATCGTGTATACTGACGGGTTAGCTGATAAAACATTTGTTCAAGATTTTATCCTAAAAACCTTAATGATTGATATTCGTAAAGCAGAATTAGATCAATCCTTCTCAAGTACATTGGATGCTCCTGACTTATTAGAACGTTTTTCAATTTCAACTGGAGATATGAAAAGGGTTTATGATTATGAGGCTACTTTTGAGCATGTTTTATCAGGAGATACAGCCATTTTTATCGAGGGCTATGCACTATGTTTTGTTGTAAGCTCACGCGGCTGGGAAGATAGAGGCATACAGGAGCCAAGTAGCCAAACAGTGGTCCGTGGACCGAAAGACGGATTCACTGAGACATTACGGACAAACACAGCATTACTTCGCCGTAAAATTAAAGATGAAAATCTTTGGTTTGAAGAAATGAAAATTGGCAGGAAAACGAAGACTGATATTGCAATTGCCTATTTAAATGGAGTTGCTGACAAAAAAATCATTGATGAGTTACGCCATCGACTAAAAAAAATTGATATTGATGGAATTTTAGAAAGCGGATATATCGAAGAAATGATCCAAGATGAAACATATACTCCATTCCCAACAGTTTATAATACAGAACGACCAGATACAATTGCAGCAGGTATATTAGAAGGCAGAATTGCTATTTTAGTTGATGGAACTCCTTTCGCTTTATTAGTTCCTGCTCTTTTTATTCAATTCTTTCAGGCAAGCGAGGATTATTATCAACGCAGCGATATAGGTACACTTATCCGCTTATTACGTTATTTTTCATTTTTTTTATCATTATTAGTTCCTTCTGTTTATATTGCTGTAACAACCTTTCATCAAGAAATGCTGCCAACAACGTTGCTAACAAATCTTTCACAACAGCGTGAAGGTGCTCCATTTCCAGCGTTTGTCGAAGCCATTATGATGGAAGTAACCTTTGAAATATTGCGCGAAGCAGGAATTCGAATGCCACGTGCAGTTGGGTCGGCCATTTCAATTGTAGGAGCCTTAGTACTAGGACAGGCTGCCGTTGAAGCCGGTATTGTATCTGCTGCCATGGTTATTGTTGTATCGTTAACGGCCATTTCAAGTTTCGTGGCACCAAACTTTAATATGGCTATTTCAACTCGAATCCTTCGATTTGGTTTCATGGCTTTAGCAGCATCGTTTGGATTATTCGGGATTATCCTTGGGTTAATAATGATGGTGGTCCATTTATGCAGCTTACGGTCATTCGGCATACCTTACTTATCACCGGTTGCACCATTTAATCTCAACGGCCAAGAAGACACTATGATTCGAAAGCCACATTGGGCCTTATCCTTCAGACCAAGACTGATTAGTCAAAAAAATATCACTCGTGAGCAAACAGAAGCACCAAAACCACCAAAAAATCGCAGTAAACAAAGTGAAAAAGAATCAAAAGGAGAAGGATAA